CAGTTGATTTCAAGCAGTTTGAAGACCCCCCACAGAGGAATGGCAAGAGCATGAGAATGTAGTTTCCTCATCTCCTTGTACCATCATTTCACCCAGCACTCTCCCACCAATCAGTCATCTCCATTACCCTTACAAACCCCAACCCCAAATTCCTAGGGGAGATAGATGTGAGGCTTCTTCCTGTCTCCTCCTTAGGTAGCCGTATGATTAgacctctttctctgctgcaacctgGTGTCTCAGCATATAGACTTGCTATGTGCATTGGGCAAGGAACCTATGGCAGTTACACACACTCTGTTGACTTAAAACACAACCTCCCCAGGTAACACTTTGTTCTCgcaggtccttttttttttttttgagatagagtctagctctgtcacctaggctggagtgcagcgctgccatctctgctcactgcaatctccgcctcctgggttccagcaattctcttgcctcagcctccggagtagctgggattacaggtgcacgccaccacgcccggctaatttttgtattttttagtagagacggggtttcaccatgttggccaggctggtctggaactcaggtgatctgcccgcctcgacctcccaaagtgctggaattacaggcgtgagccaccacgcccggcctgttctcGCAGGTCCTTTAGCTCAGACGCAGCAAACCGTAACCCCAAGCTCGATCTCTGCTGCTCTCAGGAATTCCACttcctccagcttgggcaacatagcgagaccctggctctacagaaaaataaataaataaataaataaatacaaataaattaaacattagccgggcttggtagctGCGCCTGTAGTCCAACCTGCTCGGGAAGGGTGAGGGGAAGGATCGTTTGAGCcgaggagtttaaggctgcagtgagccttgtttGTGCcacatgcactccagcctggacgagagagggagactgtctctaaataaataaatcaataaataaggccgggcgctatggctcacgcttgaaatcccagcactttgggaggccaaggcgggtggatcatttgacgtcaggagctccagaccagcctggccagcatggtgaaaccccgtctccactaaaaatcaaaaaaaaaaaaaaaaaaaaaaaaattagctaggcatggtggtacgtgcctgtaatcccagctacttgggaggcaaaggcaggagaatcacttgaacccggaaggcagttgcagtgagccgagatcccgccactgcactccagcctgggcgacagagtgagactccttctctaaataaatacataaacaaaaattaagaatccCATTTCCAGACAGGCCCCGGAGAGTCAATAATCCGAGATGTGAAAGAAACCTTAGAATATTATTTGATCCCAACACGGGCCGCATGGGACGTGAACCGCCTCACCTCGGCAACCACGTTTGTAATTTCCGCAAATGATCTATATCTTCTTCATCCCAAAATTGTGCCTCCCCGTCACTCATTCCACCCACAGGCTCCCTTCAGCCCTGTCCCCCTTACTCTCACCCTGCACATTTCCGCTGTTTTAAATACCGCTGCACTTCAGCAGAAGCCGTTCCCTGCACAGGGCGCCTGCGTATCGAGCCTCGGTGAAGAAAATCACTCCCCAGAATGAACCCGGCTTTGCGGCTGGGTCCTAAACTGCGGTCAGCTGAACCTTCTCGTGGGAATATGAGAAAGCGGAACACTCGTGGGCCCCAAATAACAATCCTCCCCACACCGAAGCCCACAAGCCGGAGGAGGGGGGGTGGAGGTGACGCGGGCGGCGCTGGCCGCGGGGGCCGGCAGGGGGCGCGCTGGCCGCGGCTGGCGGGCAGCGCGAGCCTGCGGCGCGTCTAGGCCCGCGCGGTTCCCGGTGCACTCGCTGCCCACAAAGCGCCAGCTGAGGGGCCGCTGCGGGAGGAGTGCGGCGGAGCCTGCCTCGCGACCGCAGCTTGACCCGCCGCCTGCCGCCCCGCGTCTCCGCCGCGTTCCTGCGCGTCCCGAGCCCCGACGGCCGCGTGAGTCCCGTCCGTGCGGGGAAGGCAGGGCCGGGTCGGCGCCGCCTGTGGAGAGGACCCGGCGGCCAGGCCTGCGTGGGGCCGAGCGCGGCGGCAGTGGCGGCGGCGGAGACTTCCGAGGCCCGGGCCAGACATCGCAGGGCCATGGCTGAGGCGGCCCCGGCCCCGGTAAGAGAGGCCGCGCGCGAGTGTTGTGAGCCCCCGAGACCCAGACCCCGAGGGAGGAAGGCGGGAGGGTAGGGAGCTGGCAGGCACAGGCGCCGTTCTCAGGTCCCACGGGCCACGTCGCCCGGGCTTGGCGGCTGCAGCCTCGCGTGAAGGGACTTAGCGGGTGGGTGTGAAACCGCCCACCCGGGGACACCAGGCTGGGGCGCGGGTCTGAGGGGAACTCGCAGGCAGCTGTGAGACCCGGGGCCCTGCAGTTGGTTTGAAGCCGAGGGGTTGCCCGCTGCGTGTCAGCCCCACTCCTACCCGCCAGACGCTGGCAGCGGAGTTGGGCTGGGGAGCCGTCAGCCATTCTCGCGGCCACGGGAGCGGTCGTCATCGGCAATCTGAGCGGTGGCGCGGGCGGCATTTAGTGTGCGGAGGCGCCTTCCCGCCGCGCTGCGTGGCGCCCGGCACCGGAC
This Macaca mulatta isolate MMU2019108-1 chromosome 3, T2T-MMU8v2.0, whole genome shotgun sequence DNA region includes the following protein-coding sequences:
- the LOC144340013 gene encoding uncharacterized protein LOC144340013, with product MPPAPPLRLPMTTAPVAARMADGSPAQLRCQRLAGRSGADTQRATPRLQTNCRAPGLTAACEFPSDPRPSLVSPGGRFHTHPLSPFTRGCSRQARATWPVGPENGACACQLPTLPPSSLGVWVSGAHNTRARPLLPGPGPPQPWPCDVWPGPRKSPPPPLPPRSAPRRPGRRVLSTGGADPALPSPHGRDSRGRRGSGRAGTRRRRGAAGGGSSCGREAGSAALLPQRPLSWRFVGSECTGNRAGLDAPQARAARQPRPARPLPAPAASAARVTSTPPPPACGLRCGEDCYLGPTSVPLSHIPTRRFS